The following proteins come from a genomic window of Streptomyces sp. NBC_01716:
- a CDS encoding cobyric acid synthase, with product MSTGQARGGGLLVAGTTSDAGKSVVTAGICRWLVRRGVKVAPFKGQNMSLNSFVTREGAEIGRAQAMQAQAARVEPTALMNPVLLKPGGDRSSQVVLMGRPVGELSARGYHGDGAGPGRQETLLGTVVECLEELRRTYDAVICEGAGSPAEINLRRTDIVNMGIARAARLPVVVVGDIDRGGVFASFFGTTALLSPEDQSLVAGYLVNKFRGDVSLLEPGLEMLRGLTGRATYGVLPFRHGLGIDEEDGLRVSLRGAVRESVVAPPYGEDVLRVAVCALPLMSNFTDVDALAAEPGVVVRFVDRADEIADADLVIVPGTRGTVRALAWLRERGLADALLRRAADGRPVLGICGGYQLIGEHIKDDVEFRSGSGGVSVAGLGLLPVRVEFAREKTLARPVGEALGERVEGYEIHHGVASVEGGDPFLVDGAGRRLDGCRSGQVWGTHWHGSLESDGFRRAFLREVAGAAGRRFVPAPGTSFAALREEQLDLLGDLIEEHADTDALLRLIESGAPSGLPFIAPGAP from the coding sequence ATGAGCACGGGACAGGCGCGCGGGGGCGGGCTGCTCGTCGCCGGAACGACGTCCGACGCCGGGAAGAGCGTCGTGACGGCGGGCATCTGCCGCTGGCTCGTCCGCCGGGGCGTGAAGGTGGCGCCCTTCAAGGGGCAGAACATGTCGCTGAATTCGTTCGTGACGCGCGAAGGCGCCGAGATCGGCCGGGCACAGGCGATGCAGGCACAGGCGGCGCGCGTCGAGCCGACGGCGCTGATGAATCCCGTCCTGCTCAAACCGGGCGGCGACCGCAGCAGTCAAGTCGTCCTGATGGGGCGGCCGGTGGGTGAACTGAGCGCGCGTGGCTACCACGGCGACGGCGCGGGCCCCGGCCGCCAGGAAACCCTGCTGGGCACCGTCGTGGAGTGTCTGGAGGAGCTGCGGCGCACGTACGACGCGGTGATCTGCGAGGGCGCGGGCAGCCCGGCGGAGATCAATCTGCGGCGTACCGACATCGTCAACATGGGCATCGCGCGGGCGGCCCGCCTGCCGGTCGTCGTGGTCGGCGACATCGACAGGGGCGGTGTCTTCGCGTCGTTCTTCGGTACGACGGCGCTGCTGAGCCCCGAGGACCAATCACTGGTCGCGGGTTATCTCGTCAACAAGTTCCGGGGCGACGTGTCGCTGCTGGAGCCGGGTCTGGAGATGCTGCGCGGGCTGACCGGCCGCGCCACCTACGGTGTGCTGCCCTTCCGGCACGGTCTGGGCATCGACGAGGAGGACGGTCTGCGGGTCTCCCTGCGCGGCGCCGTACGCGAGTCGGTGGTGGCCCCTCCGTACGGAGAGGACGTCCTGCGGGTCGCCGTCTGCGCGTTGCCGCTGATGTCCAACTTCACCGACGTGGACGCGCTGGCGGCCGAACCGGGCGTGGTGGTGCGTTTCGTGGACCGCGCCGACGAGATCGCCGACGCGGACCTGGTGATCGTCCCCGGTACGCGCGGCACGGTGCGGGCGCTGGCCTGGCTGCGCGAGCGCGGTCTCGCCGACGCGCTGCTGCGGCGCGCCGCCGACGGCCGCCCCGTCCTCGGGATCTGCGGCGGTTACCAGCTCATCGGCGAGCACATCAAGGACGACGTCGAGTTCCGCTCGGGCTCGGGCGGTGTGTCCGTGGCGGGACTCGGACTGCTGCCCGTACGCGTCGAGTTCGCCCGTGAGAAGACGCTGGCTCGCCCTGTCGGCGAGGCGCTGGGCGAGCGCGTCGAGGGGTACGAGATCCACCACGGCGTCGCCTCCGTAGAAGGGGGTGACCCTTTCCTCGTCGACGGCGCCGGCCGTCGTCTGGACGGATGCCGTTCGGGCCAGGTGTGGGGCACGCACTGGCACGGCTCGCTGGAGAGCGACGGCTTCCGGCGCGCCTTCCTGCGCGAGGTGGCAGGGGCGGCCGGGCGCCGCTTCGTACCCGCCCCGGGCACCTCGTTCGCCGCCCTGCGCGAGGAGCAACTCGACCTTCTCGGCGATCTGATCGAAGAACACGCGGACACGGACGCGCTGCTGCGGCTGATCGAGTCGGGCGCCCCGTCAGGACTTCCCTTCATCGCACCTGGAGCGCCATGA
- a CDS encoding cobalamin biosynthesis protein: MRAGYSAGREVPAQGSVFAYGAAAGLLADRLFGDPRRGHPVAAFGRAAGAVERLLWRDHRGWGALHTVVCAGGTAGVAALVARGLRGRTAPSVVLTAAVTWTVVGGTSLGREARAVGGALAAGDIEAARERLPHLCGRDPQGLDGPEIARAVVESVAENTSDAVVGALVWGAFSGVPGLVAFRAVNTLDAMVGHRSPRHLRFGWAAARLDDVAGWPGARLTAALAAVAGGAPARALRAVRRDAGRHPSPNAGPVEAAFAGALGVRLGGTLAYGGRVEHRPVLNGGGRPVEVADIERAVELSRRVGVLAFGVCVAGRLLADNFLGKARR, from the coding sequence ATGCGTGCCGGGTATTCGGCGGGCCGCGAAGTACCGGCCCAGGGAAGCGTTTTCGCGTACGGCGCCGCCGCCGGTCTCCTCGCGGACCGGCTCTTCGGCGATCCCCGGCGCGGCCATCCGGTCGCCGCTTTCGGGCGGGCCGCGGGCGCCGTGGAGCGCCTGCTGTGGCGTGACCACCGGGGCTGGGGCGCGCTGCACACCGTCGTCTGCGCCGGGGGTACGGCCGGGGTGGCCGCACTCGTGGCGCGCGGGCTGCGGGGCCGTACGGCCCCCTCCGTCGTCCTGACCGCCGCCGTCACCTGGACCGTGGTGGGCGGTACGTCGCTGGGGCGCGAGGCGAGGGCCGTCGGCGGGGCGCTGGCGGCCGGGGACATCGAGGCGGCACGGGAGCGGCTGCCGCATCTGTGCGGGCGGGATCCGCAGGGCCTGGACGGGCCGGAGATCGCCCGCGCCGTCGTGGAGTCCGTCGCGGAGAACACCTCGGACGCCGTCGTGGGAGCCCTGGTCTGGGGCGCGTTCAGCGGGGTGCCGGGGCTGGTCGCGTTCCGCGCGGTCAACACGCTGGACGCGATGGTCGGCCACCGGTCGCCGCGCCATCTGCGCTTCGGGTGGGCGGCGGCGCGGCTGGACGACGTGGCCGGCTGGCCGGGCGCCCGGCTGACGGCGGCACTGGCGGCCGTGGCGGGCGGCGCGCCCGCGCGGGCGCTGCGGGCGGTACGGCGCGACGCGGGCCGTCATCCGAGCCCCAACGCGGGCCCCGTGGAAGCGGCGTTCGCGGGCGCGCTGGGCGTACGGCTCGGCGGCACCCTCGCGTACGGCGGGCGGGTCGAGCACCGGCCGGTGCTGAACGGCGGTGGCCGGCCGGTCGAGGTGGCCGACATCGAGCGGGCGGTCGAACTGTCGCGCCGGGTGGGCGTGCTGGCGTTCGGGGTCTGCGTGGCCGGGCGGCTGCTGGCCGACAACTTCCTTGGGAAGGCGCGGCGATGA
- a CDS encoding inorganic phosphate transporter, with amino-acid sequence MEHLTLLLAIVIVTALVFDFTNGFHDTANAMATTISTGALKPKTAVAMSAVLNLVGAFLSVEVAKTISGGLINEQGIRTEVIFAALVGAILWNLFTWLLGLPSSSSHALFGGLIGATLMSVGTSGVNGGVVVTKVLLPALAAPLVAGLAAMLATRLTYRIGRGTDEKATAKGFRVGQIASAALVSLAHGTNDAQKTMGVITLALVTGGVVAPGSNPPLWVIVSAGVAIALGTYLGGWRIIRTMGKGLTDLRPQQGFAAQTSAATVILASSHLGFSLSTTQSCSGAVMGAGLGRKGGVVRWSTATRMFIAWGLTLPAAALVAAGAEFLTGQGPWGIAATAALLVALSTVIWVASRRRPVDHTNVNAADESAVADEPPGVVTAAVAAVTPPPVGGPASEIAATIPAPGGTSDPTAEPARPAAV; translated from the coding sequence ATGGAACACCTCACGCTGCTGCTCGCGATCGTGATCGTGACGGCTCTCGTGTTCGACTTCACGAACGGTTTCCACGACACCGCCAACGCGATGGCGACGACCATCTCGACCGGCGCACTGAAACCCAAGACGGCGGTCGCGATGTCCGCCGTGCTCAACCTCGTCGGCGCGTTCCTGTCGGTCGAGGTCGCCAAGACGATCTCCGGCGGGCTCATCAACGAGCAGGGCATCAGAACAGAAGTGATCTTCGCGGCGCTCGTCGGCGCCATCCTGTGGAACCTGTTCACCTGGCTGCTCGGCCTTCCGTCGAGCTCCTCCCACGCTCTCTTCGGCGGTCTCATCGGCGCCACGCTGATGTCCGTCGGCACCTCGGGTGTCAACGGCGGGGTCGTCGTCACCAAGGTCCTGCTCCCGGCGCTCGCCGCGCCCCTGGTCGCCGGTCTGGCCGCGATGCTCGCCACCCGGCTGACGTACCGCATCGGCCGCGGCACGGACGAGAAGGCCACCGCGAAGGGCTTCCGGGTGGGACAGATCGCGTCGGCCGCCCTCGTCTCCCTTGCCCACGGCACCAACGACGCGCAGAAGACCATGGGTGTCATCACCCTCGCGCTCGTCACCGGCGGCGTCGTCGCCCCCGGCTCCAATCCCCCGCTGTGGGTGATCGTCTCCGCCGGTGTCGCCATCGCGCTGGGCACCTATCTCGGCGGCTGGCGCATCATCCGCACCATGGGCAAGGGCCTCACCGACCTCCGCCCGCAGCAGGGCTTCGCCGCCCAGACCAGCGCGGCGACCGTCATCCTCGCCTCGTCCCATCTGGGCTTCTCGCTCTCCACCACCCAGTCCTGCTCCGGTGCGGTGATGGGCGCCGGTCTCGGCCGCAAGGGCGGAGTCGTCCGCTGGTCGACCGCCACCCGAATGTTCATCGCCTGGGGACTGACCCTGCCGGCCGCCGCGCTGGTCGCGGCGGGCGCCGAGTTCCTGACCGGGCAGGGCCCGTGGGGCATCGCGGCCACGGCGGCGCTGCTCGTCGCGCTCTCGACGGTCATCTGGGTCGCGTCGCGGCGCAGGCCGGTCGACCACACGAATGTCAACGCGGCGGACGAGTCCGCCGTGGCCGACGAACCCCCGGGTGTCGTGACCGCGGCCGTCGCCGCCGTCACCCCGCCCCCTGTGGGCGGTCCGGCGTCGGAGATCGCCGCCACCATCCCGGCCCCGGGGGGCACATCGGACCCGACCGCCGAACCGGCCCGGCCCGCGGCCGTCTGA
- a CDS encoding class II aldolase/adducin family protein — protein MTETGDRHTYEGTREDAYEGTREEAREQGIARAWRDLVATARRSAADGLVVGTSGNVSVRVGELVLVTPSGVPYDRLTPDDTVAVDLDGHQVIGRLRPTSELPMHLEVYRNADAGAVVHTHAVHATAVSTLVPELPLIHYMAADFGGPVRIAPYAMYGTDALAENMVRALRDRTGCLLQNHGTVTHAATLDQAYDRTAQLEWMCRLWLTASSVPGHAPSLLSRQQVRDVEERLKGYGQPG, from the coding sequence ATGACGGAAACCGGTGACCGGCACACGTATGAGGGCACGCGCGAAGACGCTTACGAGGGCACGCGCGAAGAGGCCCGGGAGCAGGGGATCGCGCGGGCCTGGCGGGACCTCGTCGCCACCGCCCGCCGCAGCGCGGCCGACGGACTGGTCGTCGGCACCTCGGGCAATGTGTCCGTACGGGTCGGAGAGCTGGTCCTCGTCACGCCCAGCGGGGTGCCGTACGACCGGCTGACGCCCGACGACACCGTCGCCGTGGACCTCGACGGCCACCAGGTCATCGGCCGTCTCAGGCCCACCAGCGAGCTGCCGATGCATCTGGAGGTCTACCGGAACGCGGACGCGGGCGCCGTCGTCCACACCCACGCCGTCCACGCCACCGCCGTCTCCACCCTCGTGCCCGAACTCCCGCTGATCCACTACATGGCGGCGGACTTCGGCGGTCCGGTCCGGATCGCCCCCTACGCGATGTACGGCACGGACGCCCTGGCCGAGAACATGGTGCGCGCGCTGCGCGACCGCACGGGCTGTCTGCTCCAGAACCACGGCACCGTCACCCACGCCGCCACCCTGGACCAGGCCTACGACCGTACGGCTCAGCTGGAGTGGATGTGCCGCCTCTGGCTCACGGCGAGTTCCGTCCCCGGCCACGCGCCCAGCCTGCTCTCCCGGCAGCAGGTGCGGGACGTCGAGGAGCGGCTCAAGGGCTACGGCCAGCCGGGCTGA
- a CDS encoding alpha/beta hydrolase, with amino-acid sequence MRPARATAAAVTTVIGVGTAAVAAGRYASDAALKAPFGRPLPGDPRLTVHATAAGRVTLTRCLASLRPGTYGLESADVQAVVGPVIDDVPHPADTVVRRLERVSRGTLGAGSRVRLTPQIHHGDPGSALGLEYDRVEIPGELGPLPGWFVPGSRETWMITAHGLGATPEHPMNVMEFLVEQHLPVLNLFYRGDQGAPRPPDGLGHLGDSEWRDLDAAIRFAVRGGAEYVILYGWSVGATMALHAAGKSGQRDRIKGLVLDSPVLDWEATLRAMATARRTPGPLLPLAVRAAQGRTGLRGGRLPVVADPGKLDVPTLIVHGPDDALSPWYPSRELAARRTDLVTLHTVSDAPHGAMWNADPTGYEETLRRFLTPLM; translated from the coding sequence ATGCGACCGGCCAGAGCGACGGCAGCAGCCGTCACCACAGTGATCGGTGTCGGCACGGCAGCCGTGGCGGCCGGCCGGTACGCGAGCGACGCCGCGCTCAAGGCGCCTTTCGGACGACCACTGCCGGGCGACCCGCGGCTCACCGTGCACGCCACGGCCGCGGGCCGGGTGACCCTCACGCGCTGTCTGGCCTCCTTGCGCCCCGGGACCTACGGGCTGGAGTCCGCGGACGTCCAGGCGGTCGTCGGGCCCGTCATCGACGACGTACCGCACCCCGCCGACACCGTCGTCCGCCGGCTGGAGCGCGTCAGCCGCGGCACCCTCGGCGCCGGCAGCCGCGTCCGGCTCACCCCCCAGATTCACCACGGCGACCCCGGCAGCGCGCTCGGCCTGGAGTACGACCGGGTGGAGATCCCCGGTGAACTCGGCCCGCTGCCCGGCTGGTTCGTGCCCGGCAGCCGCGAGACCTGGATGATCACCGCACACGGGCTCGGCGCCACCCCGGAGCACCCCATGAACGTCATGGAGTTCCTGGTGGAGCAGCATCTCCCGGTCCTGAACCTGTTCTACCGGGGTGACCAGGGCGCCCCGCGTCCCCCCGACGGCCTCGGGCACCTCGGCGACTCGGAGTGGCGCGACCTCGACGCCGCGATCCGCTTCGCCGTGCGAGGCGGCGCCGAGTACGTGATCCTCTACGGCTGGTCCGTCGGAGCCACGATGGCCCTGCACGCCGCCGGGAAGTCCGGACAGCGCGACCGCATCAAGGGACTCGTCCTGGACAGCCCCGTGCTCGACTGGGAGGCCACCCTGCGCGCCATGGCCACCGCCCGCCGCACCCCCGGCCCGCTCCTGCCCCTCGCCGTCCGCGCCGCACAGGGCCGCACGGGACTGCGCGGCGGCCGGCTGCCCGTGGTCGCCGACCCGGGGAAGCTCGATGTCCCCACGCTGATCGTCCACGGCCCCGACGATGCCCTGTCCCCCTGGTACCCCTCCCGCGAACTGGCCGCCCGCCGCACCGACCTGGTCACCCTGCACACGGTCTCGGACGCCCCGCACGGCGCCATGTGGAACGCGGACCCCACCGGTTACGAGGAAACGCTCCGCCGCTTCCTCACCCCCCTCATGTGA
- a CDS encoding VOC family protein: MAGAPSICPTLVYEDAKAAIRTLKEAFGFTEVSVYEGEDGSVLHAELAHGNGMVMLGSRKREGVFAQAMAGGGPTGVYVVVEDVDAHHARAAAQGVEILMPPTDQDYGSRDYMARDAEGNVWSFGTYAPGAAG, translated from the coding sequence ATGGCCGGTGCGCCGAGTATCTGTCCGACGCTCGTCTACGAGGACGCGAAGGCGGCCATCAGGACTCTGAAGGAAGCCTTCGGCTTCACGGAGGTGAGTGTGTACGAGGGCGAGGACGGCAGCGTCCTCCATGCCGAACTGGCCCATGGGAACGGCATGGTGATGCTGGGGTCCAGGAAGAGGGAGGGCGTCTTCGCCCAGGCGATGGCGGGCGGCGGGCCCACCGGGGTCTATGTGGTCGTCGAGGACGTCGACGCGCACCACGCGCGCGCCGCGGCCCAGGGAGTGGAGATCCTGATGCCGCCCACGGACCAGGACTACGGCTCCCGGGACTACATGGCGCGCGACGCGGAGGGCAACGTGTGGAGCTTCGGTACATACGCACCGGGCGCCGCCGGCTGA
- a CDS encoding ABC-F family ATP-binding cassette domain-containing protein, whose product MITATGVELRAGARVLIESASFRIAKGDRIGLVGRNGAGKTTLTKCLAGEGIPAAGTITRSGEVGYLPQDPRTGDLDTLARDRILSARDLDSVLRKMRENEDRMANGKGATREKAMKKYERLETEFLTKGGYAAESEAATIAAALGLPDRVLGQPLHTLSGGQRRRVELARILFSDADTLLLDEPTNHLDADSVVWLRDYLKSYRGGFIVISHDVDLVETVVNKVFYLDANRSRIDVYNMGWKLYQQQRESDEKRRKRERANAEKKAATLNSQADKMRAKATKTVAAQNMARRAERLLSGLEAVRQSDKVAKLRFPDPAPCGRTPLTAEGLSKSYGSLEIFTDVDLAIDKGSRVVILGLNGAGKTTLLRLLAGVEKPDTGEVTPGHGLKLGYYAQEHETLDPERSVLENMRSSAPDLDLVDVRKTLGSFLFSGDDVDKPAGVLSGGEKTRLALATLVVSSANVLLLDEPTNNLDPASREEILGALRTYKGAVILVTHDEGAVQALEPERIILLPDGVEDLWGADYADLVALA is encoded by the coding sequence GTGATCACCGCCACCGGTGTCGAGTTGCGCGCCGGCGCTCGTGTCCTCATCGAGTCAGCCTCCTTCCGTATCGCCAAGGGCGACCGCATCGGCCTCGTCGGCCGTAACGGAGCCGGCAAGACCACCCTCACCAAGTGCCTCGCGGGCGAGGGCATCCCCGCCGCCGGCACCATCACCCGCTCCGGCGAGGTCGGCTATCTGCCGCAGGACCCGCGCACCGGCGACCTCGACACCCTCGCCCGCGACCGCATCCTCTCCGCCCGGGACCTCGACTCCGTCCTGAGGAAGATGCGTGAGAACGAGGACCGGATGGCGAACGGCAAGGGCGCCACCCGTGAGAAGGCGATGAAGAAGTACGAGCGCCTGGAGACGGAGTTCCTCACCAAGGGCGGTTACGCCGCCGAGTCCGAGGCCGCCACCATCGCCGCCGCGCTCGGCCTGCCCGACCGGGTGCTCGGGCAGCCCCTCCATACGCTCTCCGGCGGTCAGCGCCGGCGCGTCGAACTCGCGCGCATCCTCTTCTCGGACGCCGACACGCTGCTGCTGGACGAGCCGACGAACCACCTCGACGCCGACTCCGTCGTCTGGCTGCGGGACTATCTCAAGAGCTACCGCGGCGGCTTCATCGTCATCTCCCACGACGTCGACCTCGTCGAGACGGTCGTCAACAAGGTCTTCTACCTGGACGCCAACCGCTCCCGGATCGACGTCTACAACATGGGCTGGAAGCTCTACCAGCAGCAGCGCGAGTCCGACGAGAAGCGCCGCAAGCGCGAGCGGGCCAACGCGGAGAAGAAGGCCGCCACGCTCAACTCGCAGGCCGACAAGATGCGCGCCAAGGCAACCAAGACCGTTGCCGCGCAGAACATGGCACGCCGCGCCGAGCGCCTGCTGTCGGGCCTGGAGGCCGTACGCCAGTCGGACAAGGTCGCCAAGCTGCGCTTCCCGGACCCCGCGCCGTGCGGCAGGACGCCGCTGACGGCCGAGGGCCTGTCGAAGTCGTACGGCTCCCTGGAAATCTTCACCGACGTCGACCTGGCCATCGACAAGGGCTCGCGCGTCGTCATCCTCGGCCTCAACGGCGCGGGCAAGACCACGCTGCTGCGGCTGCTCGCCGGGGTGGAGAAGCCCGACACCGGCGAAGTCACCCCGGGCCACGGCCTCAAACTCGGCTACTACGCGCAGGAGCACGAGACGCTCGACCCCGAGCGCTCCGTCCTGGAGAACATGCGGTCGTCAGCCCCGGACCTGGACCTGGTCGATGTCCGCAAGACCCTCGGCTCGTTCCTCTTCTCCGGCGACGACGTCGACAAGCCGGCCGGTGTCCTGTCCGGCGGCGAGAAGACCCGCCTCGCGCTCGCGACCCTGGTGGTCTCGTCGGCCAACGTGCTGCTCCTGGACGAGCCCACGAACAACCTCGACCCGGCCAGCCGCGAGGAGATCCTCGGCGCGCTGCGCACATACAAGGGCGCGGTCATCCTGGTCACCCACGACGAGGGCGCCGTCCAGGCGCTCGAACCCGAACGGATCATCCTGCTGCCCGACGGCGTCGAGGACCTGTGGGGCGCGGACTACGCGGATCTGGTGGCGCTGGCCTGA
- a CDS encoding helix-turn-helix domain-containing protein: MAETLKKGSRVTGPARDKLAADLKKKYDSGASIRALAEETGRSYGFVHRMLSESGVTLRGRGGATRGKKASA; this comes from the coding sequence GTGGCCGAGACTCTGAAGAAGGGCAGCCGGGTAACCGGCCCCGCGCGCGACAAGCTCGCGGCAGACCTGAAGAAGAAGTACGACTCCGGTGCGAGTATCCGTGCGCTGGCCGAGGAAACGGGCCGGTCTTACGGATTCGTCCACCGGATGCTCAGTGAATCCGGAGTCACGCTGCGGGGACGCGGCGGAGCGACACGCGGCAAGAAGGCCTCGGCCTGA
- a CDS encoding enoyl-CoA hydratase/isomerase family protein — translation MTSLDPVLDKDGVRLTVEDAVATVTLTNPAKRNAQSPALWRALTEAGQSLPGSVRVVVLRGEGKSFSAGLDRQAFSPEGFDGDPSFVELARRSDTELDAAITVYQSAFTWWRRSDIVSIAAVQGHAIGAGFQLALACDLRVVASDVQFAMRETSLGLVPDLGGTHPLVGLVGHARALEICATGRFVQADEAERTGLANLVVEPAELDEAVKDLTAALLAAPRDATVETKALLRGASSRTYDEQRAAERASQARRLRDLAGLGD, via the coding sequence ATGACTTCGCTTGATCCCGTACTCGACAAGGACGGCGTACGGCTCACCGTCGAGGACGCGGTTGCCACGGTGACCCTGACCAACCCGGCCAAGCGCAACGCTCAGTCTCCCGCTCTGTGGCGGGCGTTGACGGAAGCCGGGCAGTCACTGCCGGGCAGCGTGCGGGTCGTCGTGCTGCGCGGCGAAGGCAAGTCCTTCTCCGCGGGCCTCGACCGGCAGGCGTTCAGCCCCGAGGGCTTCGACGGCGATCCTTCCTTCGTGGAGCTGGCACGCCGTTCCGACACGGAACTGGACGCGGCCATCACCGTGTACCAGTCCGCCTTCACCTGGTGGCGCCGGAGCGACATCGTGTCGATCGCCGCTGTCCAGGGACACGCCATCGGCGCCGGATTCCAGCTCGCGCTCGCGTGCGACCTGCGAGTCGTCGCGTCGGACGTGCAGTTCGCCATGCGCGAGACCAGTCTGGGGCTGGTCCCCGACCTCGGCGGCACGCATCCCCTCGTCGGCCTGGTCGGCCACGCCCGCGCGCTGGAGATCTGCGCGACGGGCCGCTTCGTCCAGGCGGACGAGGCCGAGCGCACGGGCCTGGCCAATCTGGTGGTGGAGCCGGCGGAACTGGACGAGGCGGTGAAGGACCTGACCGCGGCCCTGCTCGCCGCGCCGCGCGACGCGACGGTCGAGACGAAGGCCCTGCTGCGGGGCGCCTCGTCACGCACGTACGACGAGCAGCGCGCCGCCGAACGCGCGTCCCAGGCCCGCCGCCTGCGCGACCTGGCGGGCCTCGGCGACTAG
- a CDS encoding type 1 glutamine amidotransferase domain-containing protein, translating into MSKVLFIVSGATYWVLNDGTRYATGYWAEEFANPYKILTDAGHEVVVATPNGVTPNVDMMSLRPEMTGGNDSALELEAIIRSAEVMRRPLRVSDVRLEDYDAVYLPGGHGPMSDLAWDADVGRLLTRQLASGDPLFIVCHAPASMLATRIHGKSPFEGFNITCFANEEEEGVGLASRAPWLLETDVKEKVGVNYSRGPVWEPYMVEDRNLVTGQNPASAAVLGDRMLAILK; encoded by the coding sequence ATGTCCAAGGTGCTTTTCATCGTGAGCGGAGCCACCTACTGGGTGCTGAACGACGGCACGAGGTACGCGACGGGATACTGGGCCGAGGAGTTCGCGAACCCGTACAAGATACTGACGGACGCCGGCCACGAGGTCGTCGTCGCGACGCCGAACGGCGTGACCCCGAACGTCGACATGATGAGTCTGCGTCCCGAGATGACCGGCGGAAACGACAGCGCCCTCGAACTGGAGGCCATCATCCGTTCCGCGGAGGTGATGCGCCGGCCGCTGCGGGTGTCGGACGTCCGCCTGGAGGACTACGACGCGGTGTACTTGCCGGGCGGTCACGGTCCGATGTCGGACCTGGCGTGGGACGCCGATGTCGGACGGCTGCTGACGCGGCAACTGGCCTCGGGTGACCCGCTGTTCATCGTCTGTCACGCACCGGCCTCGATGCTGGCCACCAGGATCCACGGCAAGTCGCCGTTCGAGGGCTTCAACATCACCTGCTTCGCCAACGAGGAGGAGGAGGGCGTGGGGCTGGCCTCCAGGGCCCCGTGGCTGCTGGAGACCGACGTGAAGGAGAAGGTCGGGGTCAACTACAGCCGCGGCCCGGTCTGGGAGCCGTACATGGTCGAGGACCGCAACCTGGTCACCGGGCAGAACCCGGCCTCGGCCGCGGTCCTGGGAGACCGGATGCTGGCAATCCTCAAGTAA